Proteins from a genomic interval of Trachemys scripta elegans isolate TJP31775 chromosome 25, CAS_Tse_1.0, whole genome shotgun sequence:
- the LOC117869931 gene encoding maestro heat-like repeat-containing protein family member 7: MDDGSILEAISAVQNLLQSLDGSEHTSMARKLIPLLDAVRPQVRSATIMLFTKLLNTVKRRQKPLLQEEVTRSLVSLLLHLQYEDPDVGKRCQKALAGCFQLLGWSCPKQINSKKAWHTHPQVVDKICQHSVLKLKNVSDILLQCLDHLQSPQAPIRQAAAIFIALSGLKQDPDSSVRVSVSRAIQQVRDGGRNQSRQTLGARFRNLLCCLTGQEERENAPDRVLLSGPDPSQSHLWDSGGHREVGDWRRLAEPPPQARSQCLHDPLVITCIVPHEM, encoded by the exons ATGGATGATGGGAGTATTCTGGAGGCCATCTCAGCTGTTCAGAACCTTCTGCAGAGCCTGGATGGGAGTGAGCACACCAGCATGGCCAGGAAGCTAATCCCCTTACTCGATGCT GTGAGACCCCAGGTGCGCTCTGCTACCATCATGCTCTTTACAAAGTTGCTTAACACAGTGAAGAGGAGGCAgaagcccctgctgcaggaggaaGTGACCCGCAGCCTGGTCTCACTGCTCCTTCACTTACAGTACGAGGACCCTGACGTGGGCAAG AGGTGTCAGAAAGCCTTGGCTGGGTGTTTTCAGCTCCTGGGATGGTCTTGTCCTAAGCAGATTAACAGCAAGAAGGCTTGGCACACCCATCCCCAGGTGGTGGACAAGATCTGCCAGCACTCT GTGCTGAAGCTCAAGAACGTATCTGACATCTTGCTCCAATGTCTGGATCACCTCCAAAGCCCCCAGGCTCCAATACGACAGGCAGCAGCCATCTTTATCG ctCTCAGTGGCCTGAAGCAAGATCCGGATTCCTCTGTCCGTGTCAGTGTCTCACGGGCCATTCAGCAAGTTCGGGATGGTGGCAGAAACCAGTCACGTCAGACCCTAGGAGCTAGATTCAGGAACCTGCTCTGCTGCTTGACCGgccaggaggagagggaaaatgCTCCTGACAGAGTTCTCTTGAGTGGCCCGGACCCTTCCCAAAGCCACCTATGGGACTCAGGAGGGCACAGAGAAGTTGGTGACTGGAGGAGGTTGGCTGAGCCACCACCCCAGGCCCGAAGCCAGTGCCTGCATGATCCTCTGGTAATTACGTGCATTGTTCCCCATGAGATGTAG